AGGGTGAAAGGTACACTCCTAGGGGCCCGCTCTGGGGGGACGGAACCGTCGCCAACTTCGTCTGCACGATGTCTGTCAGCTCACCGTCTTAAGCCCCGCCTGGGTAGAGCGCATGGATGGACGCATTTGTGGGCCAGTGAATATCAAGCCATCGATAACATATCTCATGTCTCGTCACAACGCCTCGTTATCAGTATTCCATGTTCTTACATAGAATGATATTCCACGTATGACCTCTACTCACCATTGACTCCGTATGTATGGGAATGAGGTTAGAATCACATTAGAGAAATTGCTCAAGTTGAGAACTTAGCTGAGGGGGATTCCGTGCCAGCTCGCGGCCGAACTCTGAGGTAAGGAAGCGCAAACCATCCAATATTTCAGGCTTAATTTTCCCCTTCTCCGTACCTCCTTTGCCTCGAAGTTCTGAAGCCGTGTGCGTATTCCGGAGCAACTCGGAATCAGCAGCCACTTACCTGAATACGCAGGCAGTTTTCCTTACCTGTAATACGGTCGTCGTATTCAGGAATTATGGACAGGCAATTATGTCAGCTTTGGCCATCTAGTGCTGGCCAAACCGCCAAAACATCCAAGACCCTACGCAATCCCCCTCAAAGTTACTCCAGAACAATCAAGCAACCAACCCTCATATGGAAGAACCAGCTTCACCTAGATATAACATTGCAAACAGTTTAACAGACCTCGATGATTGCTTTAATGCTCCGTCATACCAGTAAAGGCCTAAAGGCCTCTTGTTCCTCACTGTCGGCGTAACATCTTGAGCAGCCGTCAAGGTTTTAGACTTAGGACAGCCAGAACCAAGCCAATTACGCCAGCGATCGTTCCTGAAACCGTCCACAAAAAAGACCTTCGCTCCCTCTTTTGTTTCAGTTTACGGTCTCTAGCGACGAGATCGGCCAACTCTTGCAATACTTCAGACGCCTCATGCTTGTCATCTGACTTAATAGCAATACCCAAGGCCTTGAAGAGGTGCGACTGTTCTCCCTCTACGTATGGATAATGAAATTCCTCATGCAACATGTCCCGCATTACAGATAGCCTCTTTCGTATTTTGTTAACGTCCTTCAGGCCATATGTGTTCTTAAAGTATTCTTCTGAATTGGAATCAATGCGGTAGATGAAATAGTCAACCATATCCCACGCGGCAGTGAACTTCTCCCTCTTGAGAATGTTAAAATTACTCGCAGTTCTGTTGTACAGCAGCTTGATTTCTTCAACCGCCTTATCATCATCACTGAACTCGTGCATGATGCTATAAACGCCGCGGACGAATTTTTTCTGTCCAATTTTCATCAACAATGCTTCGAAAAATTCATCAAGAACCGTGCCAAACGCATTCCCAATGAACAGTAATGCAAGTAACAATATTATCGCTATAATACCTGCAACTTCCCAGGCTATTATCGATGCTTGTGTGGCACCCATGGGATTCCTCATTTCGCCTAAGATGAGTACATCTGTCAGTAGACATTCTACCTAATCCCTATCTTCCCTCCATAGCTGTCATGCGATAAATGCAACTGCATACCTTCCATCGGGAAGGCACCTTACGCGCAGATGCGAAATAAAAGAACAGTTTAGTTCACACGCTCGCCTCCTCGCCTTAACGAGTTCAACTCCCTAGAGTTCCAATATCCTATCCAGCAGTTGTTCCACCAGCCTGGTCGATCCCGGTAAAAACGGCAGTCCTCCAATATTGACCTTCTCGATACTCGTATAAAATTGGTGACTCTCATATTGCTCCTCATCGGCATACGGGAAGAGCACATATGCGCCAACCATCGACTTCCGATACACCCCCTCTTCATCGGCATACACGATGGCATCTCGGTACCGATGCATTGTATTAATATCCCCTTCCTCGGGGCCAGGACCTCCATACCGTCCTTTGTAATCCGGGTCGAGCGCCGGATTCAGGCGATACTTCGCATCAAAGATGTAACTATACCTGTGGCCCTTTCCTTCGCGGAGAATGGTGAGTACCGTGTCCGGTCGTTGAGGTACCGTAGGGAGGGGACCTCGCAAGTGCGAAGGAAGCGCATTGTAGACGAGTGTGACTTGTTCGCCTGTTGTTGCACACCTATACTTAAACGCAGCCTGTTTCGTTTTATTTAAGGTCACAAACAGCCCATCACGGTGCACCTTGACAACATCTTCATTGATCAATTCGAAACGTTGCTTTAGCAAACTGTGCAGTTGTAGAAAACACCAGTACTCGTACAGCGTGGCGAGGTCCTTCAGAGACATTCGGAATAAGTCTGAGCCTACCTGTAGTCCCTTCATGACAAGGAGATAAAGCCGGTAGATATCTCGGTAACCCAATGACAGTTGGAGGGCAAGGGTAATGGTCATGTTGTGAACCGGATTGACATCCCTTAATACCCCGTACTGAAGCGGGACCTTTAGTTGTTTGGAGGCGTTCTCCAGGAAACTCAGAACTTCGTGGTCTGCCTTCCTCTCAAGTTGCAGATAGGAGTCTTTCACCGCATCAAGTTTCATGAGAATACGTTCTAACATCCACCGGACAAAGCGATTTTCATGGGTGTTGGTATGTACCGTTTTGCGGGTCGTGGGTAGTTTCGTTGCAGAGTATTGCCGGGAGTTCACTGCCACAAATCCGGTGCCATCAGGCACAAGTACGCTAGGATGTGTGACAATCCAATTGAGGCTCGAGTTGTCGATCCGTCCAACCCGACTGGCGTGAACCATCCGACGCTCTCTCATTAGACCATGGTGAGGACTCTGATCAATTCGGCGAACGGCAGACACTAACTGGTCAAAGATGGTCCGAAACAAACTGAAGAACTCCGTCAGGCTAGATCCCGGAGTATGGACAGACGAAAAACTGTGGAACGTGCGGGTGAGAAACCCGTAGGCTAGATTGTAAACTTGGTCTTCGATATCGTGTAGGATACGACGATAATCTGATTGATAGTCTAGCTTCGCCGGAAAGATTTCAAGACAGAGCCGAACGGCCTCCTGGCCATTCACACGGACAATGAGTTCTGTAAGCCCCACCTCAGTGCGAAAGTTGAGGTGGCCGGAGAGAAGATCGGCGTACTCCTGATTCACCGCATCTCGAATCAATCGCGAGTCGTGATGAAATGTCACAGCTGCTTGACTATGAGCTCGAATCGACAAGTAATAGTCTTGGTTCTCGTAGAATAGCGGATACGGACACTCGCCCAATGGAGCGAGATCATTCGTAGGCGGATTGTACACTCGAACGGACGGGGTATTGCCCGGTGCGACGCCCCACTGAACACGTACTGTACTTGGGAGGTCCGCAGGCGTCTGAGCGTGTAGCCCAATCCCTCGAGCCGTCGGATGATATGGCCTCCCACGAAGCTGCAGTGTAAATGCATCCGTCTGGATATGAACAAGTGGAACCGAATTAGGAGACCCAGTACGAGGTGAAGCCATCCTCATCAAGCCTCCGTAACATATCTGCCGTTTTTGCTGCAGACCGGGGAAAACGGGCACCAGACTGCTTCCCTGGTAGCCATCTTTGATAAGAGTCCGGATCATCTGCCACGTTGGTGCCGGTTCCAACACAGAATTGGAGCACCTCCATCAGAACCCGACGCAGGGTTCCAGATGACCCCTGAATGCGTGGGAGCACTTTTTGTAGGAGTTGAATATCAAACGCATCGTCCTGTGAGAACATACTGTATCGTAAGCTGTATGTAACAAAAAAGCTTATAACATCACGCACGCGGTACCCGACCTGCGAACCAATCTCTTGCAGGATTTGGTTCACCTCAGTCAGGTTCTGAACCACTGAGGCAAGAGACGGACGGTGTTCTTCAGCGATGTCCTTGAGCACAAGGTATTCCGGGGACAACAGCTCGGGAATCACCCTAGTCGGAGGTACCGCAACTACATTATCGTCCCCTAAGCCCCGCGCCAGGTCCACATGGTTGAACTCTATCGTGGTTGCTCTGTCCAACACCTTCTTGCTGATGGAATGGGTGGTCTCGTCCATGTTGACCGTCCCAATGAGCACAACATTGCTCGGCCAAGTGAGCTTTTTGTATCTCTCCCGATCTCGCTCGTTCATCCACGCCGTCTGCAGTAGCGGATCAGAAGTTATCTTCCCATCCTCCCACCTCTGTGTCTCAATCACGCTGAGTACATCGCTGAGATAGTATTCAACGCGAGCGAGATTCATCTCGTCGATCACGACGAAGTACGGATTGGATTGGTCTAGCTGGGCGCGCTCCGCGAAATTTGTGAGCGGTCCGGGAATGAAATCACCGCTGAGATCTCGATATCCGAGCAGTTCCGATGGGTCACTCCAATCCGGCCGAACAGGAACCATCAGGAAACGGTTATTTTCTGGTGTTGACCCAAAAGCTCTGGCGATAAGCGCTGCGATCTTCGATTTCCCCGTGCCAGAGACACCAGCTAAGATGACAAACGGGCGTACCTTCAGGGATATTAGAAGGTTTGCAAGGAGTTCTCCACTGTAGTACAAACCCTGTGAAGCAATGTACGCCCCGGTTTGGGAGATAAATTCCTTTACATCATCAGGATTCGCCATGAGCGAATCTGGCTGATATGGGTCATCTTCTCCCCCCTCACGTTCAAGGAGCAGTTTCACATTCATGTACCGTTGATAGTTTTGCATGACTGTCCGGAGGTCTGAGATTAACTCCTCATTGGAGGGGAGAGAATCATGCTCGTACTCAATGTACGCAATAACCGATGCCTCGTAGTCTCGACCAAGACCCGAAGCACTCAGTTGAATCTCGTCATCAATCTGCATGCCATCAAAAACAAATTCTACCCTATCCTTCTCGTTTTCACCGCGAAATATCTGGTAGGCTTGGCGGCGCCCCTTCTCTTCAATGGTATTTGTTACCCCTCGAGCTACCGTGAGGTAGCACCGTGACATATCGTCTGAAAAGAGATAACAGACGTAGACCCCGTCACGTGTAGAAGATGTCCTTCTCGTATCCAGTAGAGCAATCCAGGGGACGTTCGCCCAATTCCCTTGGCCAATTGAGCCACGAACAGTCACATGGGAAGGGATAAAATCAAGAGACTCGATTGTCTGAACCGTCTCACGCATCATTGCATGCATTACGTGGCCTTTAAAAGCCTCGGTTCGAGAAGAGACGTAGTTATCCATGATATCGAGAACCTTCGCCCGTAAATCGGCGCCCCTATTACCTGTTCCGCCTGGTGTCCTGACTTCTAACGCTCTCCAATACTCGGCGAGTGCCTCTGCTGCCGCCTCCTCAAGTTCTGCGGCCCAATCTGGACCTGCCATTTCTCTGAACTCAGTACGCAAAGAAACTAGCCCTCGCTCTCTATCTACCTTAAACACGCTCGCGAGCGCCGTTAATGGATTCCCCAGAAGCAATGCCCCGACCGACGATATGGAGGCCGAGGTCCAGTTGGTCCCAACAGACGTTGGTGGGCTATCTACAGTCAATCCCTGTTCCTCGCGGCGAGCAAGGGCATTATGAAAACTTCGAGCTAACTCGCTTATAGGCACACCGCCAGGATAGTCTCGAAACACATTAAGATAAGATAAGACCAAGACCATCATGTAAGACTTGTTATGGTTTTTAAAGATTGCTCTCATGTTCACTTTGACAAACCTCTCGTGTGGAAGATGTTCAAAATTGTTCTCACAAACAAATACTCCGCCAAAGAGAAAAGTCCTCCACGGAGACCGCTGCATCTCGGACGCTCAGTTGCCTATGACTGCAGTGCCAGCACCGTAATTGCCCACATTACCGTTTCGATGATTGGTCAGACAGTCTGGGTTCTTCGCATTTTGGCCCCAATTACAAAGCATCCCTCAGTGTAAATGAGGGAACCACCCTTAAAATTGGGTGGCTCCCTCATGAAGACTAATATATTCCCACTTCCATAATAGCACTTTGACGATAACTTGTGATTGAAAGATTCGTGAACAGAATTCTTGGTTGCTGCGGCAGACTGCCACGCCTCGGCGGTTTTCAAGTTCCTGCTACCTAGATGTCGCCAACCACTACGCAAGCTCATCGCACTATTCATGCGGTTTGAAGCGCTTTTTCATCATCGGTGTAGACCGATTTCCCCAACGTACTCCCATCGTCAATGTACCACGGTTTCAGCGGACAAGCAATGCGTAGACCGCGTATGTGGGTCTAGGGAATGAGTGAAATGTGCCGCCCCATATTACCATTCCGGCGCGTAAAATCGTGCTCTTCCGACCGAACACCCTACAACGCAACGCTAGACCCAACGTCAGGTCCCAAAGTGACCTATCTATAAACCTTGGCAACTCACGGACCCAGCAATAACAACACAATGTAGCATTTTAGACCATAATCCAGGACATTTATCAAGCAAGAGGGCATCTGTCATTATGCTAATTCCGATTTATGGCGTATCAGAGCCACGTTTTCAGCTGCTTTATAGTCGCTTCATCATCCGCATTTAGTACGAAATCGCTATACAACTTCGCGACGATTGTTTCAAACTCCGTAGACAGTTTCCCTTCCGCAGCAAGTTGTAAAGCAAACAAGCGGTAGGATTTCACATGCGGTTTCGTATCACATAAGTACAGGCCAGTCGTAACCGCTTCTTCGAACTCACCTAATCTCGCCAGCCCGATTGCACGACTCGTTACTAAACCCTCTTGGCGCCAGTCGACAGGAATGTGATCCCGCGCAACAATCTGGTAAAATGCCTGTGACTCCGGTTGGGACACACTTTTCAATGCATCACCTATTTGGATCGCCATCCTACTATACGTGTGAGTGCTTATGCCCTCGTTGAGAATACTCTCAATCCGATCGTTAGAGACTCCTGTGCCTGCCAGCAACTCCGGTAGGTGTATTCTTAACGCGGATTCAAGACGTGGTAAATATACTTCTTCGGTGTAGGCGCGATATCTGCCGAGATACGGATTGAGCCACAACTGACCAAGCATCGTAAGAGCTAATAGTGTCTGATAAAACGACGGAAGAGAATCCAATAAACCTAGCACAGTATCATCTAGCTTGCCTTCAGAGCTCTGTGGTCCCATTGATGGTACGTGCCTGTTTAGATGGCGAATTCCGTTATGATTTACATCTATCTTGAGTAGAGCTATCAAAGCAGTGTGTACCTCATTCAAGTCGCCCTTACTCTCGACTCGCTTTATCAGCGAATTCACCACTTCGCTATCCCGGACGCGCGCCAGTTCACCGAACGAAAAGACAAACAGATCCTTCAATGTCTCCGGTACATGCTTATATTCTTCCTCTACAATGCGAAGAGCTGTTGGCTCTGGATTTTTCCCTTGAGTCAATGCGTGTATGACTAGCGCAGTGTTTTTACGGTCGCCACGTGCCAATTGAACCTTTTGCTGCAAGAACTTGTGAACTATGCGGATCTCATGTGTCTCCGTCCGCTCTGCGTGTTCTCCAAGTTGAACGGTCTCAGACCATTCGTCTATCACCGCTGAGTGCATCATTGCCGACCGAAAATAACTCAATGCCTCTCTGTCATCAGGATTGCTCTCAAGCAGCAACCACATCTCGTCCATCTCGGTTTCTAAATAGGTCGGTGCCGAAAACGTGGTTTGCGGTGCAGGGCCTTTTGTAAAGCCTGATTGCGGCTGCTGCGATAGACCGACGACACCAGCAATAGGTGCAGGCCCTAACAAGACCATACTAAGAGATTTATCGCTCCTACATACTGCTTCAAAAACGTTGCTCATTAATTCATAGAGCTCCGAGATCTCCTCATAACGTACAGCGTCCAGTTGGGAGATAATCGTTGACAATGGAAGCGATTTATCAAGATGCGCCGCTATAACATTTCTTGTTGAGCGTAACTTTTCGGCTCGCTCAGCTATCCTGGTCTCGGTCTTAGCAGTCCGGAACAGGTTTACTGCCTCTGTCAAACCATTACGTTCAACAATCACGTCCAAACCATCCATTGCTTGTTTTGCGTTAGGATCAATCGGGCGCGTAAATAGATTGTCGAAAAAGTTGACCACGTCGACCAGTATAAGACACTTTAACGCACGAACCACTTCCGTTTGCCTGACCTCTTGAAGGAGAGATAGCTCATAGTTGATGATAAGCTGTAGAGATAGCAACAGTTTTGCCTTGGCAGGTAGTTCGTGGGTTTGAATTGCCGAGACCGTGTTGTAGCGAGTAAGTGCAAGCGCATCGCTCGCGATTGTAGGTTTGCCTTCGATGTCATGACTAGCAGAAATCCTTTTGATGGCTTCGCTGTCCGCCAGACCAACTGTAGGAATTGTGAGACTCCCCGCACCACTTGCAAGCTCACTGGCCAATTCCTGGACTTGTTCAACAAAAAACTGTGTATCGTCTTCATTAATCGTTCCCCACAGTTGAATCCGTTCAAAGAAATCGATGTCTTTCAGATGGCCCCCAAACTTGTTTCGTAAATCCGCCATATACTCTTGGTACAACTCATCCAGAGCGTTCAGATTGCCCTTCATCGAGCGACGATCCTGTAGAGATCGCCCATTACTAGGATCATTGTTTACTTCTCGGGCATAACGAATAAGATCCGGAACTCTAATTGGGACCAAGCGTGAAATTGCGCGCTTAAAGAAGCTGCTGTTGTTGATTTGTAGTAAGGCGCGCGTGATTTGAATGTCGGACAAAGCATATCGCATTTTGTCTAGCACGTGAGATCCTCCACCAGTCAGAGAGCAATAACTTCGGGAATGTATTCGTTTGATACAGCTGTGATGTAAGCATAACGCAAGATTACAGCAATTGCATCGCCGCTCTCAGGTTTGACTGAGACAGGGGGTGACGCATTCCAGCATCGCATGTATCGAGTCATGCCATACCACACTCGTTAAACTTTTATCACTGTTCGTGACCTCATTACACGCCGTGAAGCCGTGTCAAAAAAAACCGAAAAACCAGGAATTACACGCAACCAGGTAGCCTCCCCATTGCGTGTAATTGACGTTACACGACGCAAGCCGCGAACATGCGGATAGCCACTCCCTCGCAAGAAGCGCCGGGCATGGGCTGGTCGGACCCCGCTCGATCTTTTACGAACGACAATAAAGAATTTCAAACTCCACAACTCGGCGCATCCACCCGCTCTTCCAGCGCTCAGATTCCGTCCCGATTGCGAAATTTAATACCACATTTTCATTTCTCTTGTTCACGTGTTGCACTACGAAAACAAATCATAAGACGTCCAAACGATACACGCTGCCTGAGAGCGCAAGCCACTCCACGTTAAAAACGGTGCGTAGGTCCGAACTTGGTACGGTTTACAACATTTATACAAAAAATACGGATTGTAGTGGGTGACTTGTACGCACGGCGGGTTTCGCGGGCCGCTCGCCAACTTTCCGCATTAAATTCTTCGGCTGTACAGCCGGAAGTCATCGGCTCCACAGCCATGTAACTGACTTCACAACTAAGATCGCGTGTGGTCAGTGTGATAT
The Alicyclobacillus curvatus genome window above contains:
- a CDS encoding restriction endonuclease-like protein, encoding MASPRTGSPNSVPLVHIQTDAFTLQLRGRPYHPTARGIGLHAQTPADLPSTVRVQWGVAPGNTPSVRVYNPPTNDLAPLGECPYPLFYENQDYYLSIRAHSQAAVTFHHDSRLIRDAVNQEYADLLSGHLNFRTEVGLTELIVRVNGQEAVRLCLEIFPAKLDYQSDYRRILHDIEDQVYNLAYGFLTRTFHSFSSVHTPGSSLTEFFSLFRTIFDQLVSAVRRIDQSPHHGLMRERRMVHASRVGRIDNSSLNWIVTHPSVLVPDGTGFVAVNSRQYSATKLPTTRKTVHTNTHENRFVRWMLERILMKLDAVKDSYLQLERKADHEVLSFLENASKQLKVPLQYGVLRDVNPVHNMTITLALQLSLGYRDIYRLYLLVMKGLQVGSDLFRMSLKDLATLYEYWCFLQLHSLLKQRFELINEDVVKVHRDGLFVTLNKTKQAAFKYRCATTGEQVTLVYNALPSHLRGPLPTVPQRPDTVLTILREGKGHRYSYIFDAKYRLNPALDPDYKGRYGGPGPEEGDINTMHRYRDAIVYADEEGVYRKSMVGAYVLFPYADEEQYESHQFYTSIEKVNIGGLPFLPGSTRLVEQLLDRILEL
- a CDS encoding DUF3578 domain-containing protein encodes the protein MNMRAIFKNHNKSYMMVLVLSYLNVFRDYPGGVPISELARSFHNALARREEQGLTVDSPPTSVGTNWTSASISSVGALLLGNPLTALASVFKVDRERGLVSLRTEFREMAGPDWAAELEEAAAEALAEYWRALEVRTPGGTGNRGADLRAKVLDIMDNYVSSRTEAFKGHVMHAMMRETVQTIESLDFIPSHVTVRGSIGQGNWANVPWIALLDTRRTSSTRDGVYVCYLFSDDMSRCYLTVARGVTNTIEEKGRRQAYQIFRGENEKDRVEFVFDGMQIDDEIQLSASGLGRDYEASVIAYIEYEHDSLPSNEELISDLRTVMQNYQRYMNVKLLLEREGGEDDPYQPDSLMANPDDVKEFISQTGAYIASQGLYYSGELLANLLISLKVRPFVILAGVSGTGKSKIAALIARAFGSTPENNRFLMVPVRPDWSDPSELLGYRDLSGDFIPGPLTNFAERAQLDQSNPYFVVIDEMNLARVEYYLSDVLSVIETQRWEDGKITSDPLLQTAWMNERDRERYKKLTWPSNVVLIGTVNMDETTHSISKKVLDRATTIEFNHVDLARGLGDDNVVAVPPTRVIPELLSPEYLVLKDIAEEHRPSLASVVQNLTEVNQILQEIGSQVGYRVRDVISFFVTYSLRYSMFSQDDAFDIQLLQKVLPRIQGSSGTLRRVLMEVLQFCVGTGTNVADDPDSYQRWLPGKQSGARFPRSAAKTADMLRRLDEDGFTSYWVS